The following coding sequences are from one Verrucomicrobiia bacterium window:
- a CDS encoding metallopeptidase family protein — MPEWEWLVQVAEAEVRRTLKALPADLRQAAAALPVSYEPMPAAALIEEGLDPDTLGLFVGGDHDQEEHTVLPPRIILYLENIWLMVEDEDGGEREYRQEVRTTLLHELGHYLGLDEEELTERGLE; from the coding sequence ATGCCCGAATGGGAATGGTTGGTGCAGGTGGCGGAAGCGGAGGTGCGCCGCACCCTAAAGGCCTTGCCAGCCGACCTGCGGCAGGCGGCGGCGGCGCTGCCGGTCAGTTATGAACCGATGCCCGCCGCAGCCCTTATTGAGGAAGGGTTGGATCCGGATACCCTGGGGTTGTTTGTGGGGGGAGATCATGACCAGGAGGAGCATACGGTGCTGCCGCCGCGCATCATTCTTTATTTGGAGAATATCTGGTTGATGGTGGAGGACGAGGACGGAGGCGAGCGGGAATACCGGCAGGAGGTTCGCACCACCCTGCTGCACGAGCTGGGGCATTATCTTGGCCTGGATGAAGAGGAATTGACCGAACGCGGCCTGGAATGA
- a CDS encoding GH32 C-terminal domain-containing protein, which translates to MRNFILACGGWFLALAGVFGAPAPDILIADFEGTNYGAWTVMGTAFGPGPAEGTLPNQMAVRGYQGRRLVNSFYGGDASTGTLTSPPFRIERSYVKFLIGGGGFAGETCMNLLVDGKVVRTATGPNTRPGGSEELDWQSWEVREFLGRTGRLEIVDRATGGWGHINVDHIVLSETPAPQWRENVQRTIIAEKRYLHLPVKNGAPKRWVSLLVEGRVERDFDLELADAAPDWWAYVELRPFAGKSVVVQVDRLREDSQALALMEQGDELKGTHPLYREPLRPQFHFSARRGWLNDPNGLVYYGGEYHLFFQHNPYGWNWGNMHWGHAISRDLVHWEEMGEALYPDALGTMYSGSAVVDYRNDAGLNAPQAPALLLFYTAAGGENRLSRGRPYTQCLAYSTDRGRTWIKYERNPILPNLTPGNRDPKVIWHEASRQWIMTLYVETNKVHSIFFFGSKNLREWTYLSRTDGFFECPDFFPLTVPGEPGRSLWLLTGASSEYMLGQFDGTRFTAVTPKLPGHQGRDFYAAQTYSDIPASDGRRIQIGWLRAPSPGMPFNQCMSLPLELSLAVTPEGPRLAMLPVRELVRLRGQPVTAGPAELAAGATNPLSAARGELWEVRAEFEPAPGAIFELKVRGAEILYDAQRQELRVNGHRARAPLREGQQRLAIYLDRTTVEVFASDGLTYVPMPYIARAEEQGVEARMQRGRAKFSTLTAWPLRSIWP; encoded by the coding sequence ATGCGCAATTTCATTTTGGCCTGTGGCGGCTGGTTTTTGGCGCTGGCGGGGGTGTTTGGCGCACCGGCCCCGGACATCTTGATCGCCGACTTCGAGGGCACCAATTATGGGGCATGGACGGTGATGGGCACCGCCTTTGGGCCGGGGCCGGCGGAGGGTACTCTGCCCAACCAGATGGCGGTGCGCGGGTATCAGGGCCGGCGATTGGTCAACAGTTTTTATGGCGGTGATGCCAGCACCGGCACCCTCACTTCACCTCCATTCAGAATCGAGCGTTCTTATGTGAAATTCCTCATCGGCGGAGGGGGCTTTGCCGGCGAAACCTGCATGAATCTGCTGGTGGACGGGAAGGTGGTGCGAACGGCCACCGGCCCGAACACGCGTCCGGGCGGCAGTGAGGAGTTGGATTGGCAAAGCTGGGAGGTGCGCGAGTTTTTGGGCCGCACGGGCAGGCTGGAGATCGTGGATCGCGCCACCGGCGGGTGGGGACACATTAATGTGGATCACATTGTGCTTAGTGAGACGCCTGCGCCGCAGTGGCGGGAAAACGTGCAGCGCACCATCATAGCCGAGAAACGGTATTTGCATTTGCCCGTGAAGAACGGCGCCCCCAAACGGTGGGTCAGCCTGCTGGTCGAGGGGCGGGTGGAGCGGGATTTTGACCTGGAATTGGCGGATGCGGCTCCGGACTGGTGGGCTTATGTGGAGTTGCGGCCGTTTGCCGGGAAGAGCGTGGTGGTGCAGGTGGATCGGCTGCGCGAGGATTCGCAGGCCCTGGCCTTGATGGAGCAGGGGGATGAACTTAAGGGGACGCATCCGCTGTATCGCGAGCCGTTGCGCCCGCAATTCCACTTTTCGGCGCGGCGCGGGTGGCTCAACGATCCGAATGGTCTGGTGTATTATGGGGGCGAGTATCACCTCTTTTTTCAACACAACCCTTACGGCTGGAATTGGGGCAACATGCACTGGGGCCACGCCATCAGCCGGGACCTGGTGCATTGGGAGGAAATGGGCGAGGCCTTGTATCCCGATGCCCTGGGCACCATGTATTCCGGCTCGGCGGTTGTGGATTACCGCAATGACGCGGGGTTGAACGCGCCCCAGGCCCCGGCCCTGCTGCTGTTTTACACCGCGGCAGGTGGGGAGAACCGCCTGTCACGCGGACGGCCCTACACGCAATGCCTGGCCTACAGCACGGACCGGGGCCGGACGTGGATTAAATACGAGCGCAACCCCATTCTGCCCAACCTGACGCCGGGCAATCGCGATCCCAAGGTGATTTGGCATGAGGCTTCGCGGCAGTGGATCATGACGCTTTACGTGGAGACCAACAAAGTGCACTCCATCTTTTTCTTCGGCTCCAAAAACCTGCGCGAATGGACTTACCTGAGCCGCACGGATGGCTTTTTTGAGTGCCCGGACTTTTTCCCGCTGACGGTGCCGGGGGAGCCAGGGCGTTCGCTGTGGCTGCTCACCGGGGCCAGCAGTGAGTACATGCTCGGCCAATTTGACGGCACCCGTTTCACAGCCGTGACTCCCAAGCTGCCCGGCCATCAGGGCCGGGATTTCTACGCCGCCCAGACGTACAGCGACATTCCCGCCAGCGACGGCCGACGCATTCAGATTGGCTGGCTGCGCGCCCCCTCGCCGGGCATGCCGTTTAACCAATGCATGAGCCTGCCGCTGGAATTGAGCCTGGCGGTCACTCCCGAGGGCCCGCGGCTCGCCATGTTGCCCGTGCGCGAGCTGGTCAGGCTGCGCGGGCAACCCGTCACTGCCGGCCCTGCTGAATTGGCAGCTGGCGCCACAAATCCGCTAAGCGCGGCACGGGGGGAATTATGGGAGGTGCGGGCGGAATTTGAGCCTGCTCCGGGAGCGATTTTCGAGCTTAAAGTGCGCGGGGCGGAGATTCTTTATGATGCGCAGCGGCAGGAATTGCGGGTAAATGGACATCGGGCCCGGGCACCGTTGCGCGAGGGGCAGCAGCGGCTGGCGATATACCTGGATCGCACCACGGTTGAGGTTTTTGCTTCGGATGGCCTGACGTATGTGCCCATGCCCTACATTGCCAGGGCGGAGGAGCAGGGAGTGGAGGCCAGGATGCAGAGAGGACGGGCGAAATTTTCCACGCTCACGGCCTGGCCGCTGCGTTCGATTTGGCCGTGA
- a CDS encoding sugar phosphate isomerase/epimerase — translation MAQSVYHPSIEGAQHGAKTLAQFLDYAKASGATGAQPSNYMLQGGKLFMSAKEIKETFESRGMTLDGISCHCPLWVHTTAWTGSPSIRPFIPADVAKKSPQEIEKWAENYLLKLMDLAAELGVKILPTFWGVAFGWEVASGYPWGFWAGPGYDLIKEGQERFVKKTAKIRKHANELGIYLCHEIHPGTAAMCADDFNMLVQICDGDKCLAVNADPSHCWEGESWETRFLKVGPRVYAAHIKNFVIRPGLPLRMMNGNWPCRAMQFVDLPSGDINMQRYAELLIHIGYPSRYCKVMNRPTAPLVVEAESAHKDLDYTSANGIAYVRDHLCWPAAAGSFEDGMGA, via the coding sequence ATGGCTCAATCCGTTTATCATCCCAGCATCGAGGGCGCCCAACACGGCGCAAAAACCCTGGCCCAGTTTCTGGACTACGCGAAGGCCTCCGGCGCCACCGGCGCGCAGCCGTCCAATTACATGCTTCAGGGCGGCAAGCTCTTCATGTCCGCCAAGGAAATCAAGGAAACCTTTGAATCCCGCGGCATGACGCTGGACGGCATCTCCTGCCACTGCCCCCTGTGGGTGCACACCACCGCCTGGACGGGCAGCCCGTCCATTCGTCCTTTCATTCCGGCGGACGTGGCCAAAAAGTCCCCGCAGGAAATTGAAAAATGGGCGGAAAACTACCTGCTCAAGCTGATGGATTTGGCCGCCGAACTGGGCGTTAAAATCCTGCCCACCTTCTGGGGGGTGGCCTTTGGTTGGGAAGTGGCCAGCGGTTATCCGTGGGGCTTCTGGGCCGGGCCGGGCTATGACCTCATCAAGGAAGGCCAGGAGCGGTTTGTGAAAAAGACCGCCAAAATCCGCAAGCACGCGAACGAACTGGGGATTTACCTCTGCCACGAAATCCATCCCGGCACCGCCGCCATGTGCGCCGATGACTTCAACATGCTGGTGCAGATTTGCGACGGCGACAAATGCCTCGCCGTCAATGCCGACCCGTCGCACTGCTGGGAAGGGGAAAGCTGGGAGACCCGCTTCCTCAAGGTGGGGCCGCGGGTGTACGCCGCCCACATCAAAAACTTTGTCATCCGGCCCGGCCTGCCGCTGCGCATGATGAACGGCAACTGGCCGTGCCGCGCCATGCAGTTTGTGGATTTGCCCAGCGGCGATATCAACATGCAACGTTACGCCGAGCTGCTCATCCACATCGGCTATCCTTCCCGTTATTGCAAGGTCATGAACCGCCCCACCGCCCCGCTGGTGGTCGAGGCCGAGAGCGCGCACAAAGACCTGGACTACACCAGTGCCAACGGCATCGCCTACGTGCGCGATCATCTTTGCTGGCCCGCCGCCGCCGGCTCGTTCGAGGACGGCATGGGCGCCTAA
- a CDS encoding ThuA domain-containing protein — protein sequence MQNPIRGIFRRAGWLAVGMAGVVTLLGAAPITLPEPPPQAAKVLLVTGVDYPGHLWRQTAPVLKKILEQDPRLGVCIVESPEALASPQLAQYDVVLLHFQNWQTNGPSPAARTNLLRFVTGGKGMMMTHFACGAWYNEWPEFVTLAGRVWFGPDGGRQHDPHGKFTVEIADPTHPITRGLQAFETVDELYTCLTGNPPIRVLAHARSKVDQQYYPMAFILEPGRGRVFHTVLGHDAQAYTNQVAVGELLRRGCAWAAGLPAVR from the coding sequence ATGCAAAATCCAATCCGGGGCATCTTCCGCCGGGCCGGGTGGTTGGCTGTGGGGATGGCCGGTGTCGTCACCCTGCTGGGGGCAGCCCCCATCACCCTGCCGGAGCCGCCCCCCCAAGCCGCCAAAGTCCTGCTGGTCACCGGCGTGGATTATCCGGGCCATCTCTGGCGCCAAACGGCTCCCGTGCTGAAAAAAATCCTGGAACAAGACCCACGCCTGGGGGTGTGCATTGTGGAATCCCCCGAAGCCCTAGCCTCCCCCCAACTGGCGCAGTATGACGTGGTGCTCCTCCATTTCCAAAACTGGCAGACCAACGGCCCCAGCCCGGCGGCGCGCACCAACCTGCTGCGCTTCGTGACCGGCGGCAAAGGCATGATGATGACTCATTTTGCCTGCGGCGCCTGGTATAACGAATGGCCCGAATTTGTGACCCTCGCCGGACGGGTCTGGTTCGGACCGGACGGCGGACGCCAGCATGACCCGCATGGAAAATTCACCGTGGAGATCGCTGATCCCACCCATCCCATCACCCGCGGCCTGCAGGCGTTTGAGACCGTGGACGAGTTGTACACCTGTTTGACCGGCAACCCTCCCATTCGTGTGCTGGCACATGCGCGCTCGAAAGTGGACCAGCAATACTACCCCATGGCGTTTATCCTCGAGCCAGGCCGCGGCCGCGTCTTCCACACCGTGCTGGGGCATGATGCGCAGGCCTACACCAACCAGGTGGCCGTGGGCGAGCTTTTGCGTCGTGGATGTGCCTGGGCAGCCGGGCTGCCCGCCGTGCGTTAG
- a CDS encoding ThuA domain-containing protein has translation MKHLAACLMLGWMLLPAFAAPVLIVADEFPAMQELARQLKEQEGLDSQLVKQTEMPADLKAFQAVVVYIHGKLLPGPEKAMVEYTRAGGKLVALHHSISSGKRTNELWFSFLGVDLPKGEVTQGGYQWTEGVTLDIVNLATNHFVTSHKVTYPSTGRFNDAAGNSRTLPLFTLHESEVYLNHKLTGERTLLLGLRYTDKKTGREWHQTHAGWIKPAGKGMIYYLMPGHSVLEFQDPAYVRIVLNAIIHRAGS, from the coding sequence ATGAAACACCTGGCTGCCTGTTTGATGTTGGGTTGGATGCTATTGCCTGCTTTTGCCGCGCCTGTGTTGATTGTGGCGGATGAATTTCCTGCCATGCAGGAGCTGGCCCGGCAGCTCAAGGAGCAGGAAGGGTTGGACAGCCAGTTGGTCAAACAAACCGAGATGCCCGCCGATCTGAAGGCCTTTCAAGCGGTGGTGGTTTATATTCATGGCAAATTGCTGCCCGGGCCGGAGAAGGCCATGGTGGAATATACCCGGGCGGGGGGCAAGTTGGTGGCGTTGCACCATAGCATCAGCTCTGGCAAGCGCACCAACGAGCTGTGGTTTAGTTTTCTGGGGGTGGATCTACCCAAGGGGGAGGTCACGCAGGGGGGGTACCAATGGACGGAGGGGGTGACGCTGGACATTGTGAATCTGGCCACCAATCATTTTGTCACCTCCCATAAGGTGACCTACCCATCCACCGGCCGGTTTAATGATGCGGCGGGAAACAGCCGGACGCTGCCGTTGTTCACACTCCATGAGTCCGAGGTGTACCTGAATCACAAGCTGACGGGAGAGCGCACGCTCTTGCTGGGATTGCGTTATACGGATAAAAAGACCGGGCGGGAGTGGCATCAAACGCATGCCGGCTGGATTAAGCCGGCGGGCAAGGGCATGATTTACTATCTGATGCCCGGGCACAGTGTGCTGGAATTTCAGGATCCGGCCTACGTGCGCATAGTGCTCAACGCCATTATCCATCGGGCCGGTAGTTAA